In Brassica oleracea var. oleracea cultivar TO1000 unplaced genomic scaffold, BOL UnpScaffold01556, whole genome shotgun sequence, the DNA window GACTTTGCTAAGGCCAACAGGAAGactatgagggataagatggcggtatatatatttcaagagcttcttgacgcgcatgagttcgaaaacaagCACATTGATGACAACCTGGATGCGTATGACGGGTGATAAACAGGCCacgttagattattttgtatgatagattaggctgatgtgtgtatttgaacttgatccctattttgtatttgaacttgatccctattttgtaactatattatgcgcagaagacttacagttaagtcgtctgaaaTGTTAGATGTCTTAACTATAagtagtctggaaagtcttctgagcattgaccttttgtaactatatttcggataatataaataatataaagggcaagaccatctcaaatttgtttggtagtgcaatttgacaaagaagttgacacagataagttcataaaacaaatatttagtacatagactaaacactagacgacttaattgaaggtcttctggacgacttaattgaaggtcttctggaagactaaacacgggatgactaacttgaaggtcttctggaagaaaaaccctggacgactaactggacgaccttctggacgacttaattgaaggtcttctggaagactaaacacgggatgactaacttgaaggtcttctggaagaaaaaaccatggacgactaactggacggccttctggacgacttaatggAAGGTCTTGTGGAAGACTAatcactggacgacttacattgtgGTTTCGTATGGCCACTTTCCTTGCATTTTGAGCATCTATAAACACTGTGATGCTTCCGGGGTttgcgtcctctcatcctggatagctccaaccaagattgccatcttgatttcttctgtcttcCCGGACCACGCTTTACATCCGTAGGAAAGCATGTGTGTTCCTTaacttgttgtccaacacaaggatatatatattctctgagtatcctacaaacagaaaatcctttgagtacactggagatacaagtgtggagatatgcaaaccagcagatgttccagcagctatagcatgagagcaaggtattttctccACNNNNNNNNNNNNNNNNNNNNNNNNNNNNNNNNNNNNNNNNNNNNNNNNNNNNNNNNNNNNNNNNNNNNNNNNNNNNNNNNNNNNNNNNNNNNNNNNNNNNNNNNNNNNNNNNNNNNNNNNNNNNNNNNNNNNNNNNNNNNNNNNNNNNNNNNNNNNNNNNNNNNNNNNNNNNNNNNNNNNNNNNNNNNNNNNNNNNNNNNNNNNNNNNNNNNNNNNNNNNNNNNNNNNNNNNNNNNNNNNNNNNNNNNNNNNNNNNNNNNNNNNNNNNNNNNNNNNNNNNNNNNNNNNNNNNNNNNNNNNNNNNNNNNNNNNNNNNNNNNNNNNNNNNNNNNNNNNNNNNNNNNNNNNNNNNNNNNNNNNNNNNNNNNNNNNNNNNNNNNNNNNNNNNNNNNNNNNNNNNNNNNNNNNNNNNNNNNNNNNNNNNNNNNNNNNNNNNNNNNNNNNNNNNNNNNNNNNNNNNNNNNNNNNNNNNNNNNNNNNNNNNNNNNNNNNNNNNNNNNNNNNNNNNNNNNNNNNNNNNNNNNNNNNNNNNNNNNNNNNNNNNNNNNNNNNNNNNNNNNNNNNNNNNNNNNNNNNNNNNNNNNNNNNNNNNNNNNNNNNNNNNNNNNNNNNNNNNNNNNNNNNNNNNNNNNNNNNNNNNNNNNNNNNNNNNNNNNNNNNNNNNNNNNNNNNNNNNNNNNNNNNNNNNNNNNNNNNNNNNNNNNNNNNNNNNNNNNNNNNNNNNNNNNNNNNNNNNNNNNNNNNNNNNNNNNNNNNNNNNNNNNNNNNNNNNNNNNNNNNNNNNNNNNNNNNNNNNNNNNNNNNNNNNNNNNNNNNNNNNNNNNNNNNNNNNNNNNNNNNNNNNNNNNNNNNNNNNNNNNNNNNNNNNNNNNNNNNNNNNNNNNNNNNNNNNNNNNNNNNNNNNNNNNNNNNNNNNNNNNNNNNNNNNNNNNNNNNNNNNNNNNNNNNNNNNNNNNNNNNNNNNNNNNNNNNNNNNNNNNNNNNNNNNNNNNNNNNNNNNNNNNNNNNNNNNNNNNNNNNNNNNNNNNNNNNNNNNNNNNNNNNNNNNNNNNNNNNNNNNNNNNNNNNNNNNNNNNNNNNNNNNNNNNNNNNNNNNNNNNNNNNNNNNNNNNNNNNNNNNNNNNNNNNNNNNNNNNNNNNNNNNNNNNNNNNNNNNNNNNNNNNNNNNNNNNNNNNNNNNNNNNNNNNNNNNNNNNNNNNNNNNNNNNNNNNNNNNNNNNNNNNNNNNNNNNNNNNNNNNNNNNNNNNNNNNNNNNNNNNNNNNNNNNNNNNNNNNNNNNNNNNNNNNNNNNNNNNNNNNNNNNNNNNNNNNNNNNNNNNNNNNNNNNNNNNNNNNNNNNNNNNNNNNNNNNNNNNNNNNNNNNNNNNNNNNNNNNNNNNNNNNNNNNNNNNNNNNNNNNNNNNNNNNNNNNNNNNNNNNNNNNNNNNNNNNNNNNNNNNNNNNNNNNNNNNNNNNNNNNNNNNNNNNNNNNNNNNNNNNNNNNNNNNNNNNNNNNNNNNNNNNNNNNNNNNNNNNNNNNNNNNNNNNNNNNNNNNNNNNNNNNNNNNNNNNNNNNNNNNNNNNNNNNNNNNNNNNNNNNNNNNNNNNNNNNNNNNNNNNNNNNNNNNNNNNNNNNNNNNNNNNNNNNNNNNNNNNNNNNNNNNNNNNNNNNNNNNNNNNNNNNNNNNNNNNNNNNNNNNNNNNNNNNNNNNNNNNNNNNNNNNNNNNNNNNNNNNNNNNNNNNNNNNNNNNNNNNNNNNNNNNNNNNNNNNNNNNNNNNNNNNNNNNNNNNNNNNNNNNNNNNNNNNNNNNNNNNNNNNNNNNNNNNNNNNNNNNNNNNNNNNNNNNNNNNNNNNNNNNNNNNNNNNNNNNNNNNNNNNNNNNNNNNNNNNNNNNNNNNNNNNNNNNNNNNNNNNNNNNNNNNNNNNNNNNNNNNNNNNNNNNNNNNNNNNNNNNNNNNNNNNNNNNNNNNNNNNNNNNNNNNNNNNNNNNNNNNNNNNNNNNNNNNNNNNNNNNNNNNNNNNNNNNNNNNNNNNNNNNNNNNNNNNNNNNNNNNNNNNNNNNNNNNNNNNNNNNNNNNNNNNNNNNNNNNNNNNNNNNNNNNNNNNNNNNNNNNNNNNNNNNNNNNNNNNNNNNNNNNNNNNNNNNNNNNNNNNNNNNNNNNNNNNNNNNNNNNNNNNNNNNNNNNNNNNNNNNNNNNNNNNNNNNNNNNNNNNNNNNNNNNNNNNNNNNNNNNNNNNNNNNNNNNNNNNNNNNNNNNNNNNNNNNNNNNNNNNNNNNNNNNNNNNNNNNNNNNNNNNNNNNNNNNNNNNNNNNNNNNNNNNNNNNNNNNNNNNNNNNNNNNNNNNNNNNNNNNNNNNNNNNNNNNNNNNNNNNNNNNNNNNNNNNNNNNNNNNNNNNNNNNNNNNNNNNNNNNNNNNNNNNNNNNNNNNNNNNNNNNNNNNNNNNNNNNNNNNNNNNNNNNNNNNNNNNNNNNNNNNNNNNNNNNNNNNNNNNNNNNNNNNNNNNNNNNNNNNNNNNNNNNNNNNNNNNNNNNNNNNNNNNNNNNNNNNNNNNNNNNNNNNNNNNNNNNNNNNNNNNNNNNNNNNNNNNNNNNNNNNNNNNNNNNNNNNNNNNNNNNNNNNNNNNNNNNNNNNNNNNNNNNNNNNNNNNNNNNNNNNNNNNNNNNNNNNNNNNNNNNNNNNNNNNNNNNNNNNNNNNNNNNNNNNNNNNNNNNNNNNNNNNNNNNNNNNNNNNNNNNNNNNNNNNNNNNNNNNNNNNNNNNNNNNNNNNNNNNNNNNNNNNNNNNNNNNNNNNNNNNNNNNNNNNNNNNNNNNNNNNNNNNNNNNNNNNNNNNNNNNNNNNNNNNNNNNNNNNNNNNNNNNNNNNNNNNNNNNNNNNNNNNNNNNNNNNNNNNNNNNNNNNNNNNNNNNNNNNNNNNNNNNNNNNNNNNNNNNNNNNNNNNNNNNNNNNNNNNNNNNNNNNNNNNNNNNNNNNNNNNNNNNNNNNNNNNNNNNNNNNNNNNNNNNNNNNNNNNNNNNNNNNNNNNNNNNNNNNNNNNNNNNNNNNNNNNNNNNNNNNNNNNNNNNNNNNNNNNNNNNNNNNNNNNNNNNNNNNNNNNNNNNNNNNNNNNNNNNNNNNNNNNNNNNNNNNNNNNNNNNNNNNNNNNNNNNNNNNNNNNNNNNNNNNNNNNNNNNNNNNNNNNNNNNNNNNNNNNNNNNNNNNNNNNNNNNNNNNNNNNNNNNNNNNNNNNNNNNNNNNNNNNNNNNNNNNNNNNNNNNNNNNNNNNNNNNNNNNNNNNNNNNNNNNNNNNNNNNNNNNNNNNNNNNNNNNNNNNNNNNNNNNNNNNNNNNNNNNNNNNNNNNNNNNNNNNNNNNNNNNNNNNNNNNNNNNNNNNNNNNNNNNNNNNNNNNNNNNNNNNNNNNNNNNNNNNNNNNNNNNNNNNNNNNNNNNNNNNNNNNNNNNNNNNNNNNNNNNNNNNNNNNNNNNNNNNNNNNNNNNNNNNNNNNNNNNNNNNNNNNNNNNNNNNNNNNNNNNNNNNNNNNNNNNNNNNNNNNNNNNNNNNNNNNNNNNNNNNNNNNNNNNNNNNNNNNNNNNNNNNNNNNNNNNNNNNNNNNNNNNNNNNNNNNNNNNNNNNNNNNNNNNNNNNNNNNNNNNNNNNNNNNNNNNNNNNNNNNNNNNNNNNNNNNNNNNNNNNNNNNNNNNNNNNNNNNNNNNNNNNNNNNNNNNNNNNNNNNNNNNNNNNNNNNNNNNNNNNNNNNNNNNNNNNNNNNNNNNNNNNNNNNNNNNNNNNNNNNNNNNNNNNNNNNNNNNNNNNNNNNTTTACTGATTTTTTATTACTATTGATAATATGCGGACCAGGTTCAAATATCCAATGCATTTGATGCATCTCAGGTCTATTTCAACCCACCAATAAAGGATACAGATGAGTTTATGAAAAGGTTTTgataacatattaataaattagataaagCTTAAGGAATATTATGATGAAACTatgttaatttatgtttttacatggTTGAACCGTCCAATGCTTTGACAACATTTCAATCCGAAAAAGACAAAATTGAGAGGGAATTAAGACGTGATAAGTGGTTGCTTTTCCCACAGAAAGACATTGGAGAGCTTCTTGCATCAACTCAGGTTATATTTATAGATTCAATATATGTTTTAGCAGTGATTTATTTGTCAAACactaatttgtatatattataaatgtagATTGGGCAATGCAGAATCATTAGCACAATCTATGCTATTGATAAGGATTGGGGATGGTACTATTTCGGATGCAATGCTTGCCAGGGAAAAAGGTTCTTCCGTTTTCAACTTCAGTGAAAACAGTGAACGGAAAAGAGACTAAATCTCATGTTTGGTGGTGTGAAGGTTGCAACCAAAAAATTACAGATGTCTCACCAAAGTaagttttcttttacaaaacaCAGTTTCTGAATAATCAAAAAGTTTTCATGcctaatttaattatgtttattatattatgcAGGTTCAAGATTCATGTGATGGTTAAGGATGGTACTGGAGAAGTTACCCTCATGTTATTGGACTGGACTGCACAAGGAATTGTGCCTGAGACTGCTCTCAACCTTCTCGATGGTTCATTTGATGAGGTATACTATATTTCATAAACTATTAATTATAACTACATTCATTTTACAGATGCAAGTAATTGATTATAACTCTATATTCATTATACAGCTAGAAGATATTGATTCATTTCTTGAAGCTATTACTTCTTTGGTTGGTAGAACTTTCATGTTTGGAGTTTTCATTGAGAAAGACAATATTACAAGCAAAAGTGGGAATTTTAAGGTTGGTAAAGTATGGGATGAACTAAGTATGCTATTGACAGCTGGTGTCACAGAATCGTGTACTCCATCTGAAACTGGAACTACTAATTATGGTGGTGAAGAGGTATGTTTTgactttttcatatataaaattttaatattaatttaaggACCACAACTATTTGATAGCTAGAGTTTCTATTGTAGGGTTCATTTCTACTAATGGAAAGTGAAGTTAACGAGGACTTTGTAACAACCCCATCATCTAAACGCAATGAAATTGCCATAACCAACGACGCAACTGAACTTACTTCGTCATCAAAGAAACATTGCACCAGAGTGTttgtgaaaaaagaaaaaggtctCAAGCAGCAGTCAACCTCGGAAAAAAGTGGCTAAGGAAGTGTGGAAttgtgctttgtttttttttcattatgttTTCTGTTTGTTGTTTTCTGTTTCCAGTAAATTTGTTGTTTTCTGTTTCCAGTAACTGTGTTCTTTGcaagtgtttggttttatttgaaCTTTGATTAGCAATGCAAAGTTATCTGTCTTTTTTGTCTtcctaaaaagtctaaaaatatTGTAAGACTCTAAACTAACGTTTATAGTGAAGGAAATCTTCTTGCATTAAAAAGGTGATTACTTTTTGAATCTGAGATAATATAACATGCATGTGAAGGATTTGTTGTCAGTATCATTTCTTGATAGACAATCTAGatctggttttaaaaaaaaatcataagtaaAATCAAATCATGTTTTCGATTCACTAGAAACTGCGAGTTTACCCCTTAATTTGTCAGGATATATGCTCCTTTTGATTTCGCCTTCGACCGAAGAAGCAAAGCGCACTGTTAACCTTCCTTCGTCTTCCACGGCTCCTGAAGAGAAATATCTAcccttttttataaattatgtttttttttacagtaatcATGTATTTAGGTTTTTTGTTGACATTTAAAATCTCTTCTATTCATTTGTCTTCAATCGTCAACAACTACCAGTATTCAAAGGTCAGATTTTCAAATTGTTAGCGAGAAAGTGat includes these proteins:
- the LOC106321403 gene encoding uncharacterized protein LOC106321403; the encoded protein is MVEPSNALTTFQSEKDKIERELRRDKWLLFPQKDIGELLASTQIGQCRIISTIYAIDKDWGWYYFGCNACQGKRFKIHVMVKDGTGEVTLMLLDWTAQGIVPETALNLLDGSFDELEDIDSFLEAITSLVGRTFMFGVFIEKDNITSKSGNFKVGKVWDELSMLLTAGVTESCTPSETGTTNYGGEEGSFLLMESEVNEDFVTTPSSKRNEIAITNDATELTSSSKKHCTRVFVKKEKGLKQQSTSEKSG